The Thaumasiovibrio subtropicus genome window below encodes:
- a CDS encoding ankyrin repeat domain-containing protein: MAIEMFEAIMEDDFEEIANLSEHGFDIQEISQKENWTYLHTSLKNIRYKPSPKMLQFLIDSGLDVNLQDCFGATPLQYAVQNRHRECARVLLENNANPNTLCEDGRSPLKSSYSGSNVDHDVIELLIKHGADVFDVGTGSISTKDLALEQAEVRQDEKLEAIFSKF; encoded by the coding sequence ATGGCAATTGAGATGTTTGAAGCGATCATGGAAGATGACTTTGAAGAAATCGCTAATCTAAGCGAACATGGTTTCGATATTCAAGAAATCTCTCAAAAAGAGAACTGGACCTATCTACATACCTCACTAAAAAATATCAGATATAAACCATCGCCCAAGATGCTGCAATTCTTAATTGACTCAGGGCTAGACGTTAACTTGCAAGATTGCTTTGGCGCAACACCGTTGCAATATGCCGTTCAAAATAGACACAGAGAGTGCGCGCGGGTGTTACTCGAAAACAACGCTAATCCAAATACCCTTTGTGAAGATGGAAGAAGCCCCTTAAAGTCGTCGTATAGTGGAAGTAACGTAGACCATGATGTTATTGAATTGCTTATCAAGCATGGGGCCGATGTTTTTGATGTAGGAACCGGCAGTATTTCGACAAAAGACCTAGCGTTGGAACAAGCAGAAGTAAGACAAGACGAAAAGCTCGAAGCAATTTTTTCTAAGTTTTAA
- a CDS encoding AsmA family protein, with protein sequence MEKPQPAPSHHSKPSETKPESSVIIKSTTKTIKVLTLMLVFLCAAMSACLTVGVDINLKRFQAYILTLAAESTGRQIDIDGDLTLSLSWQPQLKLQGLTIPGLPSDDDNFPNQPLLIAGEAQLQLSLLPLLSKRIEIQQFLVADTHLQLVDDHPGPNWQFPSQTSATPSPASSSDPFRIAIAGPIAASNLSVSYSDDTQHFSAYLDSLALSPISDSAVADNWQLDANGQMLMQPYTLTLQGQLMRLLDGNAGEFQFDGHYAGADISLTGQYDQDWRISTHIDWLNTQPIQQLLGFDAQHAAPLTITSTIEASPNHLKVDNLSINSPITEADGKLAIVLGNHNHIDGHLNIPYIDLRPWLQPEPMPMMRAFSSDEPQKSPLQLALDRWLKETSTSLSIKIGEILGLGTPVEELALHVNGREGILEVPVNANIANVRFEGAAEIDATNWVPALSMTLGATDSPLGDMAGWLTGMYYAKGHLTHAELALQTHGVSLKEWLNNSALSLEIDNAFVDWGAQAHYAITEARLTGGMHRPFQSHLQGEILGTPATFTFQAGTLNDVIMNQDWQAAIKLESPALNITGEGLLKQTRWQNGSHFNFSASSDNIALLGRWLGTTETLTGDLSLQGQLVYLDDEIHFSMPDIALLDTRGDLALRWKPSTSRPFLQFDAAFSRLDFSQFAQFLEDEHLPQVEQTIPTQGVNLDLPLLPEEIVIADADINLHVKHLQWEQQTIKQLRFKGKVRDGEMATSPFSAHYLGSHYQGDISLALSSHQLSAQLNIGVNDPNISSMLEAFDIAGRDDIEMTLNSASLALALQGRTLIELMEHADLTLEMTGGYLRLNDAFSDHALTIDVNNGHFVTGPNSQTHLIVTGEAQSLPVSIQVNSLSLKQINDGRNTIPLELDVKLGELDIRAKSTMAFPLTIHDLQMALHLSLPDLSTLNAFTGVDLPPYGPLSLSTHLSTRNDGYYLDDLQLTVNESHLTGNGHFLPPENDNLVPQIGLQLSAPYIQLDDFKTENWQAWLKEEATSTPIDQQAVPVVSPEGLHWAEVNLAVNVDEVRSGKDWLGAGELNLTLQDGQLAVAPLHINIPGGGVTIESQIRAEGEMFDIRLQGELDTFDYGIIARRRDPDTSMYGTLSTRFQLSSLANSPDTLMNNANGFIGFAAWPKAYDAGLIDLWAVSLTNAILPSFTDEETSLLNCVAAGIDITQGEMTQRELLLDTSRIQVNGRFNASYANRDFALYLAPRSKRAQIFGLQTPIEIQGSFEDFDFNVPWSAIFETSIRFTTSPVISPLRWLFERPIHPDGSAFCQEIWQG encoded by the coding sequence ATGGAAAAGCCACAACCCGCGCCCTCTCACCATAGCAAGCCCTCGGAAACGAAACCCGAATCAAGCGTCATCATAAAATCAACAACAAAAACGATAAAAGTACTCACATTAATGCTCGTTTTTCTCTGTGCGGCGATGAGCGCGTGCCTTACCGTTGGGGTCGACATCAACCTTAAACGCTTCCAAGCCTATATCTTAACCCTTGCCGCAGAGAGTACTGGACGACAAATCGATATCGACGGCGACTTAACGCTCTCATTGAGTTGGCAACCGCAGCTTAAGCTACAAGGCTTAACCATTCCCGGCTTACCGAGTGATGACGACAACTTTCCCAATCAGCCCTTGCTGATTGCTGGTGAGGCGCAATTGCAGCTTTCACTATTGCCTTTACTTTCAAAACGCATCGAAATTCAGCAATTTTTGGTTGCCGATACCCATTTACAACTTGTCGACGATCATCCGGGGCCAAACTGGCAGTTCCCTTCCCAAACATCAGCAACACCCTCGCCTGCCTCTTCAAGCGATCCTTTTCGTATTGCTATTGCCGGGCCGATCGCCGCAAGCAATCTCAGTGTCAGCTACTCCGACGATACGCAGCACTTTAGCGCTTACTTAGACAGTCTTGCGCTCTCCCCAATCTCCGACAGTGCAGTTGCAGATAACTGGCAACTCGATGCCAATGGGCAAATGTTAATGCAGCCCTATACGCTGACATTACAGGGCCAACTCATGCGTTTACTCGATGGGAATGCAGGGGAATTTCAGTTTGATGGTCACTATGCGGGAGCAGATATCTCCCTGACTGGCCAGTATGATCAAGATTGGCGCATTTCGACGCATATTGACTGGCTCAACACCCAGCCGATACAACAACTACTCGGTTTTGATGCACAGCACGCAGCGCCTTTAACCATCACTTCCACTATCGAAGCATCACCAAATCACCTTAAGGTGGACAATCTCTCAATTAACAGTCCAATCACCGAAGCGGATGGCAAGCTCGCGATTGTGTTAGGTAACCACAACCATATTGACGGCCACCTCAACATTCCTTACATCGATTTGCGCCCTTGGTTGCAACCCGAACCTATGCCAATGATGCGTGCATTCTCTAGCGATGAACCACAGAAATCACCACTACAATTGGCACTTGACCGCTGGCTTAAGGAAACCTCAACGTCTCTTTCGATTAAAATCGGTGAGATCTTAGGGCTTGGTACGCCAGTCGAAGAGCTCGCGTTACACGTTAATGGTCGCGAAGGGATATTAGAGGTACCGGTCAACGCCAACATCGCCAACGTGCGTTTTGAAGGTGCCGCCGAAATCGACGCGACGAACTGGGTGCCAGCACTCTCTATGACTCTAGGTGCAACAGACTCGCCATTAGGCGACATGGCCGGCTGGCTAACAGGCATGTATTACGCCAAGGGGCACCTAACTCACGCAGAGTTGGCCCTGCAAACACACGGTGTCAGTTTAAAAGAGTGGCTAAACAACAGTGCGCTATCCCTCGAAATCGACAATGCATTTGTCGATTGGGGCGCACAAGCACACTATGCCATTACAGAAGCGCGTTTAACCGGTGGCATGCACCGTCCCTTCCAATCACATCTTCAAGGTGAAATCTTGGGTACGCCCGCCACGTTTACCTTTCAAGCGGGCACCTTGAATGACGTCATCATGAACCAGGATTGGCAAGCAGCGATTAAGTTAGAAAGCCCTGCGCTGAATATCACAGGTGAGGGTTTACTCAAACAAACCCGCTGGCAAAACGGCAGCCATTTTAACTTCAGTGCATCCAGCGACAACATCGCATTATTGGGCCGTTGGTTGGGCACAACGGAAACCCTGACCGGTGACCTCTCATTACAAGGGCAACTGGTTTATCTGGATGATGAAATACACTTCTCTATGCCGGATATCGCCCTGCTGGATACTCGCGGCGATCTCGCTTTACGCTGGAAACCGAGCACCTCGCGCCCATTTCTTCAATTTGACGCCGCATTTAGCCGCCTCGACTTTAGCCAGTTCGCGCAGTTTCTTGAAGACGAACACCTGCCTCAGGTAGAGCAGACCATTCCCACCCAAGGGGTAAATCTCGATTTACCATTATTGCCAGAAGAGATAGTCATTGCGGATGCCGATATCAACCTCCACGTCAAGCACCTGCAATGGGAACAGCAAACGATTAAGCAACTGCGTTTCAAGGGGAAAGTAAGAGACGGCGAGATGGCAACCTCCCCCTTTTCTGCCCACTACCTTGGTAGCCACTACCAAGGCGACATCAGTCTCGCGTTGAGTAGCCACCAACTAAGCGCGCAACTAAATATTGGTGTGAATGATCCTAATATTAGTTCCATGCTGGAAGCGTTCGATATTGCAGGCCGTGATGATATAGAGATGACGCTAAACAGTGCTTCCTTAGCCCTAGCATTACAAGGCCGTACCCTGATTGAGCTGATGGAGCATGCAGACCTGACTCTCGAGATGACAGGCGGATACCTGAGGCTAAACGATGCCTTTTCAGATCATGCACTCACAATTGACGTTAACAACGGCCATTTCGTTACTGGGCCAAATAGTCAAACTCATTTGATAGTGACAGGCGAAGCGCAGTCGCTGCCAGTGTCTATCCAAGTCAACTCGCTATCCTTGAAACAAATTAACGATGGCCGCAATACCATACCGCTCGAATTGGACGTTAAACTGGGTGAACTCGATATTCGCGCTAAATCTACCATGGCATTCCCACTCACCATCCATGATCTACAAATGGCGTTACACCTTTCGCTTCCTGACCTTTCTACCCTGAACGCCTTCACTGGTGTCGACTTGCCGCCTTATGGCCCACTTTCGCTTTCAACCCATTTGAGTACACGCAATGACGGTTATTACCTTGATGACCTTCAACTCACAGTAAATGAAAGCCACTTAACGGGTAACGGCCATTTTCTACCGCCAGAAAATGACAACCTTGTCCCTCAGATAGGCTTACAGCTCAGCGCCCCTTATATTCAACTTGATGATTTCAAGACAGAAAATTGGCAAGCGTGGCTCAAAGAAGAAGCGACGTCGACGCCAATAGATCAACAGGCTGTGCCAGTGGTTAGCCCAGAGGGGCTTCACTGGGCAGAGGTTAACCTTGCGGTCAATGTCGATGAAGTACGCTCGGGTAAAGACTGGCTGGGCGCAGGCGAACTCAACCTGACACTTCAAGATGGTCAACTCGCCGTTGCACCACTTCATATCAACATACCGGGTGGCGGTGTCACGATCGAGTCACAAATCCGAGCTGAAGGTGAGATGTTCGATATTCGCTTACAAGGCGAGTTGGATACCTTTGATTATGGCATCATTGCGCGTCGACGCGATCCTGACACCTCTATGTATGGCACGCTAAGCACCCGGTTTCAGCTTTCTAGCTTAGCCAACTCACCCGATACCCTCATGAACAATGCGAATGGCTTTATCGGTTTCGCCGCTTGGCCAAAAGCCTATGATGCAGGTTTGATTGACCTCTGGGCAGTGAGCCTTACCAATGCGATTTTACCCAGCTTTACCGATGAGGAAACATCCTTGCTGAACTGCGTTGCCGCAGGTATTGATATCACTCAAGGCGAGATGACCCAACGCGAGCTTCTGCTAGATACATCCAGAATCCAAGTGAACGGCAGATTCAACGCTAGCTATGCAAACCGCGACTTTGCGCTTTATCTTGCCCCTCGCTCAAAACGCGCTCAGATTTTCGGCCTACAAACCCCCATTGAAATTCAAGGCTCATTTGAAGACTTTGATTTTAATGTCCCTTGGTCCGCCATCTTTGAGACGTCGATACGCTTTACCACCAGTCCAGTGATATCTCCACTGCGCTGGCTCTTTGAGCGCCCTATCCACCCCGATGGCTCCGCCTTCTGCCAAGAGATTTGGCAGGGATGA
- a CDS encoding DJ-1/PfpI family protein, which produces MQIGIYLYNEAEVLDFSGPFEVFSTANRLASRAQQTSVYLIAEHLAPVSARGGYKVLPHYSIDAHPQLDVVMIVGGMHLDELNNPKAIQWIKTVSQTATMVTSVCTGAFLLAEAGILTHHSVTTHWEDIADLRARYPNLTVEEGVRWVDEGNIVTSGGISAGIDMSLHLVSKLIDPELAVNTAKQMEFDWRPREE; this is translated from the coding sequence ATGCAGATAGGTATATATCTCTATAACGAAGCAGAGGTGTTGGACTTTTCCGGCCCTTTTGAAGTGTTCTCGACGGCCAATCGGCTCGCCTCTCGCGCCCAACAAACCAGTGTCTATCTCATTGCTGAACACCTCGCGCCTGTGAGTGCTCGAGGTGGCTACAAGGTGTTACCGCATTACAGCATTGACGCTCACCCTCAACTAGATGTTGTGATGATTGTCGGGGGAATGCATCTCGATGAACTCAACAACCCCAAGGCAATCCAATGGATTAAAACCGTCAGCCAAACTGCCACTATGGTGACCTCTGTTTGCACTGGCGCATTTCTTTTGGCCGAAGCAGGTATTCTTACACATCACTCAGTCACCACACATTGGGAAGATATCGCAGATTTGCGCGCACGCTACCCTAATCTTACTGTTGAAGAAGGGGTGCGCTGGGTAGATGAGGGGAACATTGTCACATCTGGCGGTATTTCTGCTGGGATTGATATGAGCTTACATTTAGTTTCTAAACTGATTGACCCAGAGCTCGCTGTCAATACTGCCAAACAGATGGAGTTTGACTGGCGACCTAGAGAGGAATGA
- a CDS encoding phosphatase PAP2 family protein yields MKGLKIAAIMAGLLMVCDSYAVDRDTWIEISDYTAYGLVTASIAWPAYQRDWHGATQAGLSVASGTVIGEVMKARFEKDRPDMSDNDSFPSNHTVNAFSAATNLHIRHGWRVGLPAYGIATLAGVARVEADKHYWEDVLAGAAIGIFTGWLFTDSQSGQVYVAPWWKDDATGVYVSARW; encoded by the coding sequence GTGAAAGGACTAAAGATCGCAGCAATAATGGCGGGCTTGCTAATGGTATGTGATAGCTATGCGGTAGATCGAGATACTTGGATAGAAATCAGCGATTACACAGCTTACGGTCTTGTGACGGCCTCGATTGCTTGGCCGGCTTATCAGCGAGACTGGCATGGCGCGACACAGGCTGGGCTAAGTGTTGCATCGGGTACCGTGATTGGTGAAGTCATGAAAGCGCGTTTTGAGAAAGATAGACCGGATATGAGCGATAACGATAGTTTTCCTTCCAACCACACCGTGAATGCGTTTTCAGCGGCAACAAATTTACACATTCGGCACGGCTGGCGGGTCGGGCTCCCAGCCTATGGTATTGCGACGCTTGCGGGTGTTGCTCGGGTCGAAGCCGATAAACACTATTGGGAAGATGTATTGGCAGGTGCTGCGATTGGTATTTTCACGGGTTGGCTCTTCACCGATAGCCAATCTGGACAGGTTTATGTGGCACCATGGTGGAAAGATGATGCCACGGGTGTGTATGTGTCGGCACGGTGGTGA
- a CDS encoding Lrp/AsnC family transcriptional regulator: MFLDRLDKAILRTLQADCSISNVKLADKVGLSPPACLKRVQRLHRERVIDRQVAILNPLKLGGVLHLVVEVYMERDQKHLNDDFVRRVQQTPQVKECYQVTGEVDFVLIIDVPNMADYELLCEELLYSHANMKSFKTLISMNRVKYDTQMVVEERD; the protein is encoded by the coding sequence ATGTTTCTTGACCGGCTGGATAAAGCCATATTGCGCACATTGCAAGCGGATTGTTCAATTTCGAATGTAAAACTGGCTGATAAAGTAGGCTTGTCGCCGCCAGCGTGCTTGAAAAGAGTGCAGCGTTTGCACCGAGAGCGCGTGATTGATCGTCAAGTCGCGATATTGAACCCGTTAAAACTGGGGGGAGTGCTTCACTTGGTGGTGGAAGTCTACATGGAGCGTGACCAAAAGCATCTGAACGATGATTTTGTCCGCCGTGTTCAACAAACACCTCAGGTGAAAGAGTGCTATCAAGTGACAGGTGAAGTTGACTTTGTATTGATCATTGATGTCCCTAATATGGCCGATTATGAACTGCTCTGCGAAGAGCTGCTTTATAGCCATGCGAACATGAAGTCGTTTAAGACTTTGATTTCAATGAATCGCGTGAAATACGATACACAAATGGTGGTCGAAGAGAGGGACTGA